From Salvia splendens isolate huo1 chromosome 3, SspV2, whole genome shotgun sequence, a single genomic window includes:
- the LOC121795519 gene encoding CAAX prenyl protease 2-like isoform X2, protein MERQDAGAGATKTAAVTACIGMAVFYVTILYSPTLILRLPPPNSSNSFLKRRFICAAVSSIVSIIVSILILPWQALLCPLLLTAFMYSGSFALKFLSMLQTSREYFESGGDLSVACIKSIFLRMIDWVVSTASCMSSWRNYFVAPLTEELVFRACMIPLLLCGGFSTYTVIFFCPVFFSLAHLNHLLEFYFQRNYSLLKACQVVGFQLVYTVIFGAYASFLLIRTGHLTAPLVAHMFCNFMGLPVILSGRSGMVSLVFVLGVVSFSKMLFPLTNPHLYNDEARSCSCWHRYCSWS, encoded by the exons ATGGAACGCCAAGATGCCGGCGCCGGCGCTACCAAGACGGCTGCCGTGACCGCCTGCATCGGTATGGCTGTGTTCTACGTTACAATTCTCTATTCCCCAACTCTGATTCTTCGATTGCCCCCGCCTAATTCCTCTAATTCCTTCCTCAAACGACGTTTCATATGCGCTGCCGTGTCTTCAATCGTCTCAATCATCGTttccatcctcattctcccc TGGCAAGCTCTGCTCTGCCCGCTTTTGCTGACTGCCTTCATGTACTCTGGTTCCTTTGCCTTGAAGTTTTTATCTATGCTTCAAACTAGCAGAGAATATTTTGAGAGTGGTGGAGATCTTTCAGTTGCATGTATTAAGAGCATTTTCTTGAGGATGATTGATTGGGTAGTTTCAACAGCTTCCTGCATGTCATCATGGCGTAACTATTTTGTG GCTCCACTTACAGAAGAGTTGGTATTCAGAGCTTGTATGATCCCTTTGCTTCTGTGTGGAGGATTCAGTACTTACACTGTTATATTTTTCTGTCCAGTATTTTTCAGTTTAG CTCATCTGAACCACTTATTGGAGTTTTATTTCCAAAGGAACTACAGCTTGCTCAAAGCCTGTCAAGTTGTAG GTTTCCAGTTGGTATACACTGTCATTTTTGGGGCATATGCGTCATTTCTTCTCATTCGTACCG GGCATTTAACTGCTCCATTAGTTGCTCATATGTTTTGCAACTTCATGGGCTTACCTGTGATACTTTCTGGGAGATCTG GAATGGTGAGTCTGGTATTTGTACTCGGGGTGGTGAGTTTCAGCAAGATGCTTTTCCCTTTGACGAACCCGCATTTGTACAACGACGAAGCACGCAGTTGCAGCTGCTGGCATAGATACTGCAGTTGGAGCTAA
- the LOC121795519 gene encoding CAAX prenyl protease 2-like isoform X1, with protein sequence MERQDAGAGATKTAAVTACIGMAVFYVTILYSPTLILRLPPPNSSNSFLKRRFICAAVSSIVSIIVSILILPITRWDASSLLGVYGIRMDTIWQALLCPLLLTAFMYSGSFALKFLSMLQTSREYFESGGDLSVACIKSIFLRMIDWVVSTASCMSSWRNYFVAPLTEELVFRACMIPLLLCGGFSTYTVIFFCPVFFSLAHLNHLLEFYFQRNYSLLKACQVVGFQLVYTVIFGAYASFLLIRTGHLTAPLVAHMFCNFMGLPVILSGRSGMVSLVFVLGVVSFSKMLFPLTNPHLYNDEARSCSCWHRYCSWS encoded by the exons ATGGAACGCCAAGATGCCGGCGCCGGCGCTACCAAGACGGCTGCCGTGACCGCCTGCATCGGTATGGCTGTGTTCTACGTTACAATTCTCTATTCCCCAACTCTGATTCTTCGATTGCCCCCGCCTAATTCCTCTAATTCCTTCCTCAAACGACGTTTCATATGCGCTGCCGTGTCTTCAATCGTCTCAATCATCGTttccatcctcattctcccc ATAACAAGATGGGATGCATCAAGTCTGCTTGGTGTTTATGGCATCAGAATGGATACCATT TGGCAAGCTCTGCTCTGCCCGCTTTTGCTGACTGCCTTCATGTACTCTGGTTCCTTTGCCTTGAAGTTTTTATCTATGCTTCAAACTAGCAGAGAATATTTTGAGAGTGGTGGAGATCTTTCAGTTGCATGTATTAAGAGCATTTTCTTGAGGATGATTGATTGGGTAGTTTCAACAGCTTCCTGCATGTCATCATGGCGTAACTATTTTGTG GCTCCACTTACAGAAGAGTTGGTATTCAGAGCTTGTATGATCCCTTTGCTTCTGTGTGGAGGATTCAGTACTTACACTGTTATATTTTTCTGTCCAGTATTTTTCAGTTTAG CTCATCTGAACCACTTATTGGAGTTTTATTTCCAAAGGAACTACAGCTTGCTCAAAGCCTGTCAAGTTGTAG GTTTCCAGTTGGTATACACTGTCATTTTTGGGGCATATGCGTCATTTCTTCTCATTCGTACCG GGCATTTAACTGCTCCATTAGTTGCTCATATGTTTTGCAACTTCATGGGCTTACCTGTGATACTTTCTGGGAGATCTG GAATGGTGAGTCTGGTATTTGTACTCGGGGTGGTGAGTTTCAGCAAGATGCTTTTCCCTTTGACGAACCCGCATTTGTACAACGACGAAGCACGCAGTTGCAGCTGCTGGCATAGATACTGCAGTTGGAGCTAA